The DNA segment CAGCGTATAGGTATTTAGTAAACGAATACCATGATGGCCTCCTGATTTTTGAAATCAGTCAAAGGGAAATCTGGAACAAAGCAATCAGGGATAGCACAGGAATAGAAGCCTACTATGCAGCCCACAAATCCAACTACTTTCATCCAGAAACAATGAAAGGCATCCTCCTCTTAACAAATGATAAAAAAATATGGAAAGCCGCAAAAAAAAGCATGGCCTCCCATTCTATTTCCGCAGATTCATTAAAGCAACTGTATCCGCATGCTAAGATAATAGAAGGAAGCTTCGCAAAAGGAGAATACAAAGCACTGGACAAACAACTGTGGAACGAGAAAAAATCAACAGGAAAAGTAGATCCCCATTACAAATATCTTTGGGGAGCAGGAAAAAAAACAGCTCGTATACCTAAAGAATTGGAAGAAACCAGGGGTCAGGTGATTGCTGACTACCAAAACCAAATTGAAAAAGAATGGTTAAGCAGACTAAGAAACAAATTTGCGCCTACGGTGAATAAGAAAGCATTAAAATTCAGCAAAAAAGCAGCAAAGAAATAATGAAACGAGCCATAGGAATGAATTCACACACAGGGGAATGATTAATTCTGGCGAGTTCCATATGGCCTTTGAAAGATAAATTTAAACATATGAAAAACTCCATTATCCTATATACTTTAGTTTTTGCATTGTTTTTGCATTCTTGCAAAAATGTATCATTAGAGGAAGATTCGGTTCCTTTAGCCAAAGTAGATCGTCAGGTATTAACGGTGAAAGACCTGCAAAAAGCAATACCTGATAATCTGAGCGAAAACGATAGTGTTGCATTTTCACAAAACTATATCAACCGCTGGGTTAAATCTAGCCTGCTGCTGCGTAAGGCAGAGCTAAATTTAACACCTAAAGAAAAAGATGTTACTCAATTGCTAGATGATTATAGAGCATCTTTATTGATTCATCGCTATCAGCAAAAACTTTTACTTCAAAAGTATGTACCCTTAATAACCTCAAACGAGATTGAAGAATATTACAATCAAATGAGCGAGAACTTTAAACTCGACAAAGATATTATAGTAGGTATATTCATACAGGTTCCGCTCAATGCGCCCAATTTAAAAAAGCTCAAAAAGTGGTATCGATCCGATGAGCCTGAAGATTACATCAAACTAGAAGAATATTGCTTTCAGAATGCCCAAAAGTTCGATAACTTCATGGATCGCTGGGTTACTTTGGATGAAATCAATAAGTTACTTCCCAAACCACTACCCAAGCACCCCATGTTTTTGGACTATAACAAATTCTACGAAACAAGCGACAGCACATCACATTATTTGTTATCGATCAGAGACTTTCATAAAGTAGATGAAATTGCGCCCGTCACTTTTGTGGAAGATAAAATCAAGGCCATACTCCTCAATAAAAAAAGAATAGAATTTATTCAAAACCTCGAGGAGGAACTATATAATGAGGGTCTTGAACAAAAAGTAGTAAAGTTTTATTAAAAAAGATAATAAATGCTTTTTTCAAAATCTTTAACTTAAACCATCATACTTAGCGTTGAATAATATATATTTGCAGGTGCTGTTTAAAGAGCAATAATTTTTTTGTTAGAATAAAATTATTGAGCCTTGGGCAATAACCTTTTATTTACTTAAAATTCATAAAAATTGGAGATTAAAAAAGAAATAATGCACAAGACAACTATCTTACTTATTACCACCATATCTACCATATTATCCTTTAGTACTCCCCTGCTAAGTCAGAAAAATGTAATTGATGAAGTAATTGCAGTTGTGGGCGACAACGCCATTTTAAAATCCGACGTTGAATACCAATACCAACAAGCAGTGATGCAAGGGATTTCGGCCAAAGGTAATTTAAAATGCAAGCTTTTTGAACAGCAACTCATTCAAAAACTAATGTTGAACCAAGCAATACTTGACAGTGTTGAGATCAGCGAAAACAACGTAATCAATGAGGTTGACCGAAGAATGAACGAGTTTATCAATAGAGCCGGGGGACGTGAAAAATTAGAAGAGTGGTTCAACAAATCAGTGCTACAGATAAAAAAGGAGCAGATGACTGTTGTTAGAGATCAGATGCTTACAGAAAGCATGCAACGCACCATCACAGAAAATATTGAACCTACACCTTCACAGGTGAGAGCATACTACCGAAAAACACCTCAGGATAGTTTACCGATGATTCCCGTACAATATGAAATTCAAAAAATTGCCATATACCCTAAAATTGAGCAAAAAGAAATTGACCGTGTAAAAAGCAAGTTAAGAGACTTCCAAAAGCAAGTAGCCGAAGGAAGAGACTTTGCAACCCTTGCGGTATTGTACTCCGAAGACCCCGGTAGTGCAACAAGTGGTGGTGACTTGGGATGGAGTACCAGAGGTACCTTTGTACCTGAGTTTGCCAATGTAGCATTTAACATGCAGGAAAAAAATAAGGTATCTAAAATTGTACAAACAGAATTTGGCTATCATATCATTCAAATGTTGGATAGAAAAGGTGAACGAATACACGTGAGACACATCCTGCTTAAACCAAAGGTATCGGCCGATGCAAACAAAAACGCCATCTCTAAACTCGATTCAATATCTGATTTAATCCACAAGGAAGAACTGAGTTTTGAAGAGGCTGCCTTATATTACTCCATGGATAAAGATACGCGTAACAACGGTGGACTCATGGTCAATATGCGCACCCAATCCTCTAACTTTGAACTCTCGTCCATACAACAACCTCAACTGGCAAAGGAACTTCAAAAACTTAAAGAAGGCGAAATTTCTAAACCATTTGGCATTAAAGATGACAAAGGACACAACGTATATGTCATCATCAAGCAAAAAAGAAAAATTGATCCACACCGTGCCAATTTAAAGGACGATTATCAGTTGGTACAGAACATCATGACAGAAAAAAGACGTCAAGATGCCGTTAATGAATGGATTCGAGAAAAGCAACAAGACACCTATATTACTATCCATGACGATTGGAGAGATTGTGATTTTGAGTTTAAAAATTGGATAAAATAAAAATTTTTCCTACTTTGTTTTGCAGATTTAAAAGAAGGTAGATGAGAATACTTGGGGAAAGAAAAATAAAACTTCTAATTTTATCGCTTATTATATGTGCTTCCTGCGCCAGAGAGGCATATAATATATCATTTAACGGGGTAATTGTGGACGAAGAAACCAATTGCCCCGTACCTCTTTCTTCCATACAGTCATTTTGTTTATATCAACAAAACATAGATGAATCAGCGAGTCAAAAAGTAAGTACTCTTTCCGATAGTTTGGGGCAGTTTCATATTAAGTTCGACAAGGGATATCGTGTTAGTATGACAGTCGAAGCCAGCGATTATGAGAATAAATTTCTGCAATTCAAACCCTACAACAGCCAGAAACCGGATACCATTTATTTAAAACGGAAACATGTGTATCAAACTTCAACTGCTCCCATAAGGGTAGACGAAGCCAGTCCAGAGTAGGTATTTCTTAGGCTAACGAATAATTTAGAGATCGTAATATTTTCTTATTTTGGGTATTACTACTACTTTTGACCCATTAATAAATTTTATACCTCCATAATTCTGATGCAAATATCAAAGAGCATTTTTACAGCCTTATTTTTAGCTACCTTATTCTGCTCAGTGACCACCACTGCGCAAAGAATGGTGATTGTCAACAATGCAGATAGTTTAAATCACAACGAGGCTGTTTATGGCAAAGACGTTCAAGTGTTAATTGGTAACGTAAAGTTTACCCACGAAACAGCCGTCATGTATTGCGACACCGCATATCGATATATCGTAGATAATAAAATAAAAGCAAGTGGCAATATCCATATCATCCAAAACGATACCCTACACCTTTATGGCAAAAAATTAAATTACGATGGAAATACGGGTTTAGCCCAGGTGCGTAAAGATGTTAAACTGGTCAATAAAGATGTGGTGTTAACCACAGACTACCTAGATTATGATAGAGCCAATAATTTTGCCTACTATTTTAATTTTGGAAAAATTGTTAACAAAGAAAATATACTTACCAGTAAAAAAGGATATTATTACCCCAATACCAATCAAGTTTTTTACAAAGACAGTGTAGTAGTTAACAATCCCAAATACACCATTTATTCTGACACCCTCATTTATCATACAGAAACAAAAGTTTCTAACATTGAGGGACCTACTTTTATCATTAGCGACAGTAACACCATCTATGCCGAAGCAGGATATTACGACATGCTACATGACATTGCGCTTTTAAAAGAAAATGCCTATATAGATGGAGAACAGCTATTAAAGGGAGATACCATCTATTACAATAGAGCAAGTGGATACGGAGAGATTTTCAACAGCATGGAGCTGCACGATACCACTAATAATGTGATCATCAAGGGAAATTATGGCTTTTACAACGAGATAACACAGGATGCCCTGGCAACCTTAGATGCTCAACTCTTGCAAATTTACAGCAAAGACACACTATATTTACATGCCGACACGCTACAGGCGGTGCCATTAAATAATGGTGAAGAAAAACTGATTAAGGCTTACCGTAAGGTAAAGTATTTTAGAAAAGATATGCAGGGACGTTGCGATTCTATGGTATTTGACTCCAGAGACACCACCAATACTTTTTATTACGACCCTATCATGTGGTCCATGGGCAATCAGCTAACAGCTGACGTCATTAAAATGTATACCAAAAACGAAGTATTAGATAAGGTGGATTTGATCGACAGGTCTTTTATTATTTCAGAGGAAGATACAGGACGATTCAACCAGGTAAAAGGTAAACTAATGACTGGTTACATCAGAAATAATGAAATCTATAAAATAGATGTAAATGGGAATGCACAGTCCATTTACTTCCCCAAAGACAGGGAGCATGTTATTGGAGTAAACAAGGCAGAATGCAGTAATATGACTTTGTATTTGAACCAGCGCATGGTAGATCAAATTACCATGCGTGTTTCTCCCAACGGAAGCATGAATCCTCCATTTCTTGTACCCGATGAAAATTTAAGACTAGAGGGATTCTATTGGCTAGATGCATTTAGACCCAAAAGCAAAGAGGAAATTTTCATCTGGGAAGAGTTGCCCACTTTTGACCGGGGCGAAAATAGATCAGAATACAATCTGGACGACACCTATGAGGAATAGCGTGAAGCCTATAGTAACAAACGTCACTAAGTGCGCAATATAATCAGCTCCAAAAAAAAAGGTCTGTACCACGTACAAACCTTTTTCTAATTATTTTATTCGACTTAGTCGCTATTGCTTACATATTCATACCACCACAAACATGTATTGTTTGTCCACTTACATAAGAAGAAAGATCCGAACCTAAGTAAACACAAGTATTCGCCACATCTTCAGGTGTACCTCCTCTTTTAAGCGGAATACGTGCTTCCCATGATTTTTTCACATCTTCAGGTAACACACCTGTCATCTCGGTGATAATAAAACCTGGAGCAATTGCATTATGTCGAATACCCCTGGCACCCATTTCCTTGGCAGCAGATTTAGTAAAACCAATAATACCCGCCTTTGAAGCAGAGTAATTACATTGATTCGCATTACCCGAAACACCAACCACAGAGCTCATATTAATCACACTACCTCCAGCTTGTTTCCACATAATAGGCTGAACCGCTTTGGTAAAGTTAAAAACAGACTTTAAGTTCACATTAATCACCATATCCCACTGCGCTTCCGTCATCCTTTTTAATGCACCATCTTTGGTAATACCTGCATTATTAACTAAAATATCAATACGCCCAAAATCCGCATGAATCTCTTTAACCACACGTTGTGTATCTTCATAATTGCTCGCATCCGAAGCATATCCTTTTGCTTTAACACCCATGGCATTCAGCTCTTTCTCGGTTTCTTCGGCAGCTTCATTAATTGCTAAATCAGTAAAAGCTACATTACAACCATTTTTAGCATAAGCTATTGCAATGGCTTTACCGATACCTCTAGCTGCACCGGTAATAATGGCAGTTTTTCCTTCTAATAATTTCATTATTAAAGTTTTTATATTAGAAATTAGTTCTCATTATTAATAAATGACGGACAAATGTAATAATTTATCGTAGAATTTACAGCCATGAAAGCCATGGAAGTAATAAACACGCCAATTAGAGATGCATTAGAACTTTTTACCAATTAAATCCATTGCCTCCCCAGCTTTCATCTTCACATGAATATCTGTAATTTGTTGGGTGAAATTAGATTCTGTAGGATTAATTTCAATAATTGTTGCCCCATTCCTTTTGGCTTCGTATGGTACATTACAGGCCGGCATTACCTCACCGGTTGAACCAATTACCAAAACCACATCTGCCTTGCGAGCTGCCTCAAAACTTTTTTCATAAGCAACAGTTGGTATTCCTTCACCAAAGAAAACAAAATCAGGCTTTAAAAGTCCACCACACTTTTTACAAGCAGGAGGGTTTTCTTTAAGATTCGCTGCAGAAGCAGTCTCCGTGTATCCACATTGAGTACATTTTAACTGCTGTGAATTACCATGAAACTCATACACCTCTTGACTCCCTGCCTTAAAATGCAGATCATCAATATTCTGTGTAACAACACATTTTATAACCCCCAAAGCCTCCAACTGAGCCAACACAATATGCGCCTGATTAGGTTTTGCATCGGTAAAAAAATCGTAAAATATTTCTCGTATCGCATTCCACGATGACGTAGGATTACTTAAAAAATAATCCAGCTCCAATAATTGGGGGTTATATCTATTCCATATACCAGACTCCCCCCTAAAGGGAGGTATCCCGCTTTCTACAGAAATACCGGCTCCTGTGAATGCAATGGCATAAGAAGCCCCTTTTAATAAATCTACAACTTTTTCAATCATAACATAACAAAACTAAAAAATTTAATTCTACTTTTTGAATCTTTTCCTCTATGTTTCCGTATAAAGCACACAGAGTCCCATATTTGTTTTTGAATTCCAACACGTTCAAATATGTAATTTATGTCAAACAAAACCAACCTAAAGTTCAGAATCATTCTGAATGTTATCTTGCCTCTTTTAGTCATATTATTATCGGCTTTCTTTTTTATGGGTATCCAGTTTAATGAATACACCCAAGAAAATGCCATCAATAACACCCAAAAGATGGCGCAGCTCTACTCTTCTCGTGTATCAGAAAGCTTAAATAAAGATTTATTTATGGCTCGATCTTTGGCACAATCCTTACAATCCTTACATCAACTTGCTCCAGAAGAAAGAATCAAAACATCCAATAAGATTATTCATTCCCTGACAAGCAATAATCCCAGTTATAAAGGCACTTGGTATAACTGGCAATTATTTACCATGGACAAAGGCAGAACAGCGCAATATGGTAGACTGAGAAATACTTACTTTAACCATAATGGTATCATATCCCAACAAATGGATACTCTGGATATGAAAGGAGAAGATCCTCAAGGGCTTTATCATACCATACACATGCTCAATACGGAATATGTCACTAATCCATATTACGAAGACTACGAAGGTAAATTAAAAGAGCCAATTATGGAAACAAGTGTTTGCATACCTATGAAACACAATGGTATTTTCGTAGGTTTAGCAGGCTTTGATCTAGAATTAACAAGTTATCAAAAGCTATTTCAGGAATTAGAAACTCATGAAGGAGGAAATGCGATTTTATTCTCAAACAACGGAGATATCATCGCATCAAAAAACAACGAATGGTTAGGCAAAAACATCATAGATCTAAAACATGGTTTTGCCACCCCTCAGGAACTTTTCAAAAGAATGGAGGATACAGCATCATTTACACAGGAGTACGATAGTATGCATGGAAAAGAATACTTCTCCTATTCAAAAATTACTTTAGGCAATAGCCCCACCTCATGGGGACTGGCTTACAGCACTCCTACAAAAGTTGTGATGCAACAGGCCAACCGCTTAAAGTATATACTATTGATAGTATTACTTATTTCAATAGTAATGATCATATTTTTATTACGAAGATTAATAAATAGCATCCTTACTCCCATCAATGCAGCATCTAGCTTTGCCGCACAAATAGAATCAGGCAACTTAAATACCACGATGCACTATCAAAAGGAAGATGAAATAGGGAAAATGGTTCGATCACTACAATCAATGGGACAACGGTTTAATGAAGTCATCCACAACATCGATCGTATTTCAGAAACCATTGATCGCACTTCAAAACATATTGATACTGAAACAACGAAATTAGCAGAAGGGGCCTCGGAGCAGGCTTCTGGCATGGAAGAAATTACATCATCCATGGCCGAAGTTATGGATAGCGTTCATGCCAACACTGATAATGCTGTTAGAACCGGTCAAATATCAAACGAAGCTGCAAAAGAAATTACCAACAGTCTGGGGACAGTAAAAAAAGCAAACCAATCGATGCTGGAAGTAACAAACAAGGTAAACGAAGTAAAAGATATTGCCGCTCAAACCAATATTTTAGCCCTAAACGCAGCCGTAGAAGCGGCTCGCGCTGGCGAAAGCGGAAAAGGATTTGCAGTCGTAGCCAGTGAAGTAAGAAAATTAGCTGAACGCATAAAAACACTAACCGAAGAAATTGAAGTATTAACCGAGGTAGGTAAAAACAACTCCAATGAAGCCACTGAAAAATTAGAAGCTATAGCACCTGAGATCATTAAAACAGCCGAATTAGTCCAACTCATCTCCGAAGATTCAGAAAATCAAAGCATCGCCGTTAACCAGATTAATTCGGCACTTTCGCAATTAAACCAAATCACTTCGCAAAATGCTACTCAAGCAGAAATTATGCAACAGTATATTGAAAAACTAACCCAAGAATCGAAAAAAATGAAAAATACTGTGGATTACTTTCAAGTATAAAAATAGTATAAACAAT comes from the Saccharicrinis fermentans DSM 9555 = JCM 21142 genome and includes:
- a CDS encoding peptidylprolyl isomerase — protein: MHKTTILLITTISTILSFSTPLLSQKNVIDEVIAVVGDNAILKSDVEYQYQQAVMQGISAKGNLKCKLFEQQLIQKLMLNQAILDSVEISENNVINEVDRRMNEFINRAGGREKLEEWFNKSVLQIKKEQMTVVRDQMLTESMQRTITENIEPTPSQVRAYYRKTPQDSLPMIPVQYEIQKIAIYPKIEQKEIDRVKSKLRDFQKQVAEGRDFATLAVLYSEDPGSATSGGDLGWSTRGTFVPEFANVAFNMQEKNKVSKIVQTEFGYHIIQMLDRKGERIHVRHILLKPKVSADANKNAISKLDSISDLIHKEELSFEEAALYYSMDKDTRNNGGLMVNMRTQSSNFELSSIQQPQLAKELQKLKEGEISKPFGIKDDKGHNVYVIIKQKRKIDPHRANLKDDYQLVQNIMTEKRRQDAVNEWIREKQQDTYITIHDDWRDCDFEFKNWIK
- a CDS encoding SIR2 family NAD-dependent protein deacylase, which codes for MIEKVVDLLKGASYAIAFTGAGISVESGIPPFRGESGIWNRYNPQLLELDYFLSNPTSSWNAIREIFYDFFTDAKPNQAHIVLAQLEALGVIKCVVTQNIDDLHFKAGSQEVYEFHGNSQQLKCTQCGYTETASAANLKENPPACKKCGGLLKPDFVFFGEGIPTVAYEKSFEAARKADVVLVIGSTGEVMPACNVPYEAKRNGATIIEINPTESNFTQQITDIHVKMKAGEAMDLIGKKF
- a CDS encoding OstA-like protein, which gives rise to MQISKSIFTALFLATLFCSVTTTAQRMVIVNNADSLNHNEAVYGKDVQVLIGNVKFTHETAVMYCDTAYRYIVDNKIKASGNIHIIQNDTLHLYGKKLNYDGNTGLAQVRKDVKLVNKDVVLTTDYLDYDRANNFAYYFNFGKIVNKENILTSKKGYYYPNTNQVFYKDSVVVNNPKYTIYSDTLIYHTETKVSNIEGPTFIISDSNTIYAEAGYYDMLHDIALLKENAYIDGEQLLKGDTIYYNRASGYGEIFNSMELHDTTNNVIIKGNYGFYNEITQDALATLDAQLLQIYSKDTLYLHADTLQAVPLNNGEEKLIKAYRKVKYFRKDMQGRCDSMVFDSRDTTNTFYYDPIMWSMGNQLTADVIKMYTKNEVLDKVDLIDRSFIISEEDTGRFNQVKGKLMTGYIRNNEIYKIDVNGNAQSIYFPKDREHVIGVNKAECSNMTLYLNQRMVDQITMRVSPNGSMNPPFLVPDENLRLEGFYWLDAFRPKSKEEIFIWEELPTFDRGENRSEYNLDDTYEE
- the fabG gene encoding 3-oxoacyl-[acyl-carrier-protein] reductase, with the translated sequence MKLLEGKTAIITGAARGIGKAIAIAYAKNGCNVAFTDLAINEAAEETEKELNAMGVKAKGYASDASNYEDTQRVVKEIHADFGRIDILVNNAGITKDGALKRMTEAQWDMVINVNLKSVFNFTKAVQPIMWKQAGGSVINMSSVVGVSGNANQCNYSASKAGIIGFTKSAAKEMGARGIRHNAIAPGFIITEMTGVLPEDVKKSWEARIPLKRGGTPEDVANTCVYLGSDLSSYVSGQTIHVCGGMNM
- a CDS encoding methyl-accepting chemotaxis protein, with protein sequence MSNKTNLKFRIILNVILPLLVILLSAFFFMGIQFNEYTQENAINNTQKMAQLYSSRVSESLNKDLFMARSLAQSLQSLHQLAPEERIKTSNKIIHSLTSNNPSYKGTWYNWQLFTMDKGRTAQYGRLRNTYFNHNGIISQQMDTLDMKGEDPQGLYHTIHMLNTEYVTNPYYEDYEGKLKEPIMETSVCIPMKHNGIFVGLAGFDLELTSYQKLFQELETHEGGNAILFSNNGDIIASKNNEWLGKNIIDLKHGFATPQELFKRMEDTASFTQEYDSMHGKEYFSYSKITLGNSPTSWGLAYSTPTKVVMQQANRLKYILLIVLLISIVMIIFLLRRLINSILTPINAASSFAAQIESGNLNTTMHYQKEDEIGKMVRSLQSMGQRFNEVIHNIDRISETIDRTSKHIDTETTKLAEGASEQASGMEEITSSMAEVMDSVHANTDNAVRTGQISNEAAKEITNSLGTVKKANQSMLEVTNKVNEVKDIAAQTNILALNAAVEAARAGESGKGFAVVASEVRKLAERIKTLTEEIEVLTEVGKNNSNEATEKLEAIAPEIIKTAELVQLISEDSENQSIAVNQINSALSQLNQITSQNATQAEIMQQYIEKLTQESKKMKNTVDYFQV